From Klebsiella sp. RIT-PI-d, one genomic window encodes:
- a CDS encoding lipoprotein gives MKKFISVAMLAAVLAGCAHDSPCVPVYDDQGRLVHTNTCMKGTTQDNWETAGAIAGGAAALAGLTLGIVALTK, from the coding sequence ATGAAAAAATTCATCTCCGTTGCAATGCTGGCTGCCGTTCTGGCGGGCTGTGCACATGATTCTCCGTGCGTACCGGTCTATGACGATCAGGGTCGTCTGGTACACACCAATACCTGTATGAAAGGCACAACTCAGGATAACTGGGAAACAGCAGGCGCTATCGCCGGTGGGGCTGCCGCGCTGGCCGGTCTGACGCTGGGTATTGTTGCGTTAACTAAATAA